CGTACATCTGCACCCAGTCGTTCACCGACCACTGGCTGTGCACCCGATGCCGCGTCTTGGGGGTCACGCAGTAGAACTGGTAGCCCTTCTCCCACAACGGGTTGGCATGCCGCTTGATCTCCTGCCACGGCAGCCGCAGGTTGCGGACATGCTTGTCGTCATGGTGCTGCGCCGTGATCGGAATGCCGTAGTCGTCCGGCCGAATGAACGGGTTCGACGACATGATGGCATTGGGCAGATAGGGCGTGGCCTCGGTGCCCTCGCGGTGCACGACGAAGTTCTCGCCGTACTCGATGGCCTCCGGCTCCACCCGGTAGGTCTCGATCCGCCCGCAACGGGTCCAGTGGGGCTTCGACTCGTTCGTCTCTTCCCACAGCGGATGCCGCGGATAGGTGCGGCCCATCACCATCCAGCCCTTCTCGGACTTCAGCATCACGTCCGCGTTGTAGCCATAGGCGGTGGCGCTGGCGTCCAAGGTGCGTTGCACGTACACGTCCACGCGGTTCAGGTAGACGAAGTGGAAGACCTGGCGCATCCGGGCATCGCCCGTCATCTCCGTCAGCTTCGCCGCCACCCCCGCGAACGTGTCCGCGTCGTTGCGCGTGTCGTACAGCGGCCGGATGCCGCCCTTCCAGATCTGGAACCACGGGTTGCTCACCGTGGCCGTCATCTCCGGATAGGTGAACTCCATCCAACTGTTGCACGCAAACGCCACGTCCGCATGGTTCACGTCCGAGGTCATCTCGATGTCCTGCGTCACGATCATCTCGATGTTCGGATCGACGTTCTTCACCATGTCGTAGTGGTGCTTGGAGTTGTTCAGAATGTTCACGTTGGTGACCCACCGCACCTTCGAGGGACTGGGCATGTGGGTCTTGCCGGTGAAGACCTTACGGCCGTACTTGGGCGTGTTGACGATCAAGGCCGTATCGCCATGGTTCCAGTAACCGACTTCCTCGCCATAGTAATACGACTTGGTCTTGATCTCCTTGCCGTGGGCGTTGGGGTCGAGGGTCTGATTGAAGGGATCCTCGCCCGTGTGCACCGCCAACCCGGCGCCGGACCAGGGCGTGGCGTTCCAGATGCCCGCCTTGTAGTTGCCCGACCAGGTGTGGCAGCCCGCCCCGAACTTGCCGATGTTGCCGGTGAGGGTCAGCACCAGCGCCGCCGCCCGGCCCATTTCGGTGCAGTGGAAGTAGTGGCAGACGCCTTCGCCGTTGTGCATGGCCGCCGGCTTCACCGTCCCGCTGTCCCGCGCCCACCGCACGATCAGGTCCTTGGGCGACCGGCTGATCTGATGCGTGGTGTCCAGATCGTAGTCCTGGAGATGCACCAGGTACATCTGGTAGATCGGCATCACGTCCACTTCGCGGCCGTTGAGCAGCTTCACCCGGTAGGTGCCTGTGAGGGCCGCGTCAATGCCGCTGTGGAAGTAGTGCCAGCCGACCTGCTCCCGGTGCAGCGGCACCGCCTGGTTCTTCGCCAGATCCCACACCATGAACCCGCCGAGCCGCTCGATCTGCTCCGGCTTCAGCGACTGCACCCGGCCCGAATAGCTCTTCGAGAAGTCCGGGAACTTGTAGTCCGCGATCACATCCCGCGGGTCCAAGTACTGCAGCGTGTCCGTGCGGACCAGCAAGGGCATGTCCGTCTGGCTCTTGATGTAGTCGATGTCCTGCAGGTTCTCGTCGAGAATGATCTTGCAGGCGCCCAGGAAGTTGGCCGCGTCGGTCTGCGGCCGGACCGGAATCCAGTAATCGGCACGATAGGCCGTCGGGTTGTACTCGGGCGTGATCACGACGATCCGGCAGCCGCGCTCGATCGACTCCAGTTTCCAGTGCGCTTCCGGCATCTTGTTCTCGACGAAGTTCTTGCCCCAGCTCGTGTTCAGCTTGCTGAACCGCATGTCCGAGAGGTCGACGTCGCAGTTCTGCGTGCCGTTCCACCAGGGCTGGCTGGGGTCCTGGTCGCCGTGCCAGGTGTAGTTCGAGTAGTACTTGCCGCCCTGCGCCCGGTCCGGCCCCACCTTCCGAATCCAACTGTCCACCAACGGCAGCACCCCGCCGTTGAACCGCGTGTTCATCATCTTGCCGATGATGCCGAGCACCGGCATGCCCGCCCGATGCTTGAAGCACCGGGTGCCCGCGCCCTTCATCATCTCGATCATCTCCGGCGGATAACCCTGCTCGCGCAGCCGCCGCGCCCCCGCCTCACCGCTGTACCGCGTGGCGATCAGGATGACGGCCTTCGCGACATA
The genomic region above belongs to Nitrospirota bacterium and contains:
- a CDS encoding molybdopterin-dependent oxidoreductase, translating into WMDDGSPELTPQVKSKYKFDARYLDDMLRVSWDTAFTYVAKAVILIATRYSGEAGARRLREQGYPPEMIEMMKGAGTRCFKHRAGMPVLGIIGKMMNTRFNGGVLPLVDSWIRKVGPDRAQGGKYYSNYTWHGDQDPSQPWWNGTQNCDVDLSDMRFSKLNTSWGKNFVENKMPEAHWKLESIERGCRIVVITPEYNPTAYRADYWIPVRPQTDAANFLGACKIILDENLQDIDYIKSQTDMPLLVRTDTLQYLDPRDVIADYKFPDFSKSYSGRVQSLKPEQIERLGGFMVWDLAKNQAVPLHREQVGWHYFHSGIDAALTGTYRVKLLNGREVDVMPIYQMYLVHLQDYDLDTTHQISRSPKDLIVRWARDSGTVKPAAMHNGEGVCHYFHCTEMGRAAALVLTLTGNIGKFGAGCHTWSGNYKAGIWNATPWSGAGLAVHTGEDPFNQTLDPNAHGKEIKTKSYYYGEEVGYWNHGDTALIVNTPKYGRKVFTGKTHMPSPSKVRWVTNVNILNNSKHHYDMVKNVDPNIEMIVTQDIEMTSDVNHADVAFACNSWMEFTYPEMTATVSNPWFQIWKGGIRPLYDTRNDADTFAGVAAKLTEMTGDARMRQVFHFVYLNRVDVYVQRTLDASATAYGYNADVMLKSEKGWMVMGRTYPRHPLWEETNESKPHWTRCGRIETYRVEPEAIEYGENFVVHREGTEATPYLPNAIMSSNPFIRPDDYGIPITAQHHDDKHVRNLRLPWQEIKRHANPLWEKGYQFYCVTPKTRHRVHSQWSVNDWVQMY